A region of Cellulophaga sp. RHA19 DNA encodes the following proteins:
- a CDS encoding GSCFA domain-containing protein, which produces MKLQTKVPLKPSTFQIDYSSKLLLLGSCFAEHIGNKFTYYKMQAATNPFGILFHPQAITQLIKNAVLQEKYTEEDIFKQNERWHSFNAHSSLSTPLKQELLQNLNTAVVKTKSTLDTATHVVITLGTAWVYKHLELSKVVANCHKVPQKAFKKQLLTVAEIENSLQELITLVKSVNANAKFIFTVSPVRHIKDGFIENQRSKSHLLTAVHNTIELEKNRGTTFYFPSYEIMMDELRDYRFYKEDMVHPSKLAVDYIWEKFSSVWLTKKALETTEKVGAVQRGLEHRPFNSQSEEHQKFLKNIQEKITYLQKEYPFISF; this is translated from the coding sequence ATGAAACTACAAACTAAAGTACCACTTAAGCCAAGTACGTTTCAAATAGACTATTCTAGTAAGCTATTGTTATTGGGTTCTTGCTTTGCAGAGCATATAGGTAATAAGTTTACGTATTATAAAATGCAAGCCGCAACCAATCCGTTTGGTATTTTGTTTCATCCGCAAGCAATAACGCAGTTGATAAAAAATGCAGTTTTACAAGAAAAATACACAGAGGAAGATATATTTAAACAGAATGAGCGTTGGCATAGTTTCAACGCTCATTCTAGTTTAAGCACGCCATTAAAACAAGAACTACTACAAAATTTAAATACAGCAGTAGTAAAAACTAAGTCTACTTTAGATACCGCTACACACGTGGTAATTACCCTAGGAACTGCTTGGGTGTACAAACACTTGGAGTTAAGTAAAGTAGTTGCAAATTGTCATAAAGTGCCACAAAAAGCCTTTAAAAAGCAATTGTTAACCGTGGCAGAGATAGAGAATAGTTTACAAGAGCTTATTACATTGGTAAAAAGTGTAAATGCTAATGCTAAATTTATTTTTACGGTTTCTCCTGTTAGGCATATAAAAGATGGTTTTATAGAAAATCAGCGTAGTAAATCTCATTTGCTAACTGCTGTACATAACACCATAGAATTAGAAAAAAATAGAGGTACTACTTTTTATTTTCCTAGTTATGAGATTATGATGGATGAGTTGCGTGATTATCGATTTTATAAAGAAGATATGGTACACCCAAGCAAATTAGCTGTAGATTATATTTGGGAGAAGTTCTCTAGTGTCTGGTTAACTAAAAAGGCCTTAGAAACTACTGAAAAAGTAGGCGCTGTACAAAGAGGATTAGAGCATAGACCATTTAATTCGCAATCAGAGGAGCATCAGAAATTTTTAAAAAATATTCAAGAAAAAATTACGTATCTTCAAAAAGAATATCCTTTTATTTCGTTTTAA
- a CDS encoding DUF4230 domain-containing protein: MKRILVGIIIVLVALLVFKTCSDKKEEQSILQENSMLIQQQIQNVSKLVVTEGHFAEVYNYKDSQQLFGPLITAEKKALVVVNADVTVAYDLSKIVFNLDEENKVLQITSIPEPEVKISPDYEYYDVTADFLNQFDANDYNKIKKNVKASLLKKVENSTLKTNAQNRLLSELSKFYVLTNSLGWTLQYNDNPINKIEELNYIKELELQ; this comes from the coding sequence ATGAAGAGAATCCTTGTAGGAATTATTATTGTTTTAGTAGCTTTACTTGTATTTAAAACTTGTTCAGATAAAAAAGAAGAACAATCTATTTTACAAGAAAACTCAATGTTAATACAGCAGCAAATACAAAATGTATCTAAGCTTGTGGTAACCGAAGGTCACTTTGCAGAGGTGTATAATTACAAAGATTCTCAGCAGCTTTTTGGGCCGCTAATTACAGCAGAAAAAAAAGCATTGGTTGTAGTAAATGCAGATGTTACTGTTGCTTATGATTTAAGTAAAATTGTTTTTAATCTTGATGAAGAAAACAAGGTGTTGCAAATAACAAGCATACCAGAACCAGAAGTAAAAATAAGTCCAGATTACGAATATTATGATGTTACGGCCGACTTTTTAAATCAGTTTGATGCTAATGATTATAATAAAATAAAGAAAAACGTAAAAGCATCATTACTTAAAAAAGTTGAAAATTCAACCTTAAAAACAAATGCGCAAAACAGACTTTTAAGTGAGCTGTCTAAGTTTTATGTATTAACAAATTCTTTGGGGTGGACATTACAATACAATGACAACCCAATTAATAAAATTGAAGAGTTAAATTACATTAAAGAGTTAGAGTTACAATAA
- a CDS encoding aromatic amino acid hydroxylase — translation MSYTSNYILDKLPTHLKQYIKPQNYEDYTPVNQAVWRYVMRKNVDYLSKVAHKSYLEGLKKTGISIENIPNMYGMNRILQEIGWAAVAVDGFIPPSAFMEFQAYNVLVIASDIRQLENIEYTPAPDIIHEGAGHAPIIANPEYAEYLRRFGEIGCKAISSGKDYELYEAVRHLSIIKEAAGSDEKEIEKAEKHVEDLQQNMGEPSEMALIRNLHWWTVEYGLIGTTENPKIYGAGLLSSIGESAWCMTDQVKKLEYSSEAAHKSFDITQPQPQLFVTPDFAFLSQVLEEFANTMALRTGGLDGVNKLIDSNALGTVELSTGLQISGVFTNVITHKGKPSYIQTTGKTALSYREKELVGHSTKHHADGFGSPIGKLKGINLAIEDMSPRDLKAYNIFEGQTITLEFVGGIKVKGSIITGTRNLKGEIVLITFENCTVTQGETILFKPEWGLYHMAVGENIVSAFNGPADLHSFDLITHSITEETIKPKQTEAKTLLENLYKQVREFREGTNITISRNKVFQEVKNNYPTDWLLPVELYELAKSNNDEDFASEIIQHLETVKQNNPKVGHLIDDGLELVDKSLVV, via the coding sequence ATGTCTTACACAAGCAATTACATATTAGATAAACTACCAACGCATTTAAAACAATATATAAAACCGCAAAATTATGAGGATTACACTCCCGTAAACCAAGCTGTTTGGCGTTATGTTATGCGTAAAAATGTAGATTATTTAAGTAAAGTTGCCCATAAATCTTATTTAGAAGGTTTAAAAAAGACAGGTATTTCTATAGAAAACATTCCTAATATGTACGGTATGAACCGTATTTTACAAGAAATAGGGTGGGCTGCTGTTGCAGTAGATGGTTTTATACCTCCTTCTGCTTTTATGGAGTTCCAAGCTTACAACGTATTGGTTATTGCGTCTGACATTAGACAATTAGAAAACATAGAATATACACCTGCACCAGATATTATTCATGAAGGTGCTGGCCACGCTCCCATTATTGCAAATCCTGAATACGCAGAGTATTTAAGACGATTTGGAGAAATAGGATGCAAAGCAATATCTAGCGGAAAAGATTATGAGCTGTATGAAGCTGTTAGGCATTTATCTATTATAAAGGAAGCTGCTGGATCTGATGAAAAAGAAATAGAAAAAGCAGAAAAACACGTAGAAGATTTACAACAAAATATGGGCGAACCTAGTGAAATGGCGTTAATTCGTAATTTACACTGGTGGACCGTAGAGTACGGATTAATAGGCACTACTGAAAATCCTAAAATTTACGGTGCTGGTTTACTTTCTTCTATAGGAGAAAGTGCTTGGTGTATGACAGACCAAGTTAAAAAATTAGAATACTCTAGTGAAGCTGCTCATAAATCTTTTGATATTACACAACCTCAACCTCAGCTTTTTGTAACACCAGACTTTGCTTTTTTAAGTCAGGTTTTAGAAGAGTTTGCCAACACAATGGCTTTACGTACTGGTGGTTTAGACGGCGTTAATAAACTTATAGACTCTAATGCTTTAGGAACTGTAGAACTTAGCACAGGCTTGCAAATATCTGGTGTATTTACAAATGTAATTACTCATAAAGGAAAACCTAGCTACATACAAACTACTGGTAAAACAGCTTTGTCTTACAGAGAAAAAGAATTGGTTGGACACAGTACAAAACACCACGCAGATGGCTTTGGCTCTCCTATTGGCAAACTAAAAGGCATTAATTTAGCCATTGAAGATATGAGTCCGCGCGACTTAAAAGCTTATAATATTTTTGAAGGACAAACCATTACCTTAGAATTTGTTGGCGGCATAAAAGTTAAAGGAAGTATTATAACCGGAACACGAAACCTAAAAGGTGAAATTGTTCTTATTACTTTTGAAAACTGTACTGTTACACAAGGAGAAACTATACTGTTTAAACCAGAATGGGGATTATACCATATGGCAGTGGGCGAAAACATTGTTTCTGCATTTAACGGACCAGCAGATTTGCATAGTTTTGATTTAATTACACATAGCATTACTGAAGAAACTATTAAACCTAAACAAACAGAAGCAAAAACACTGCTTGAAAATTTATATAAACAAGTACGTGAGTTTAGAGAAGGCACTAATATTACAATCTCTAGAAACAAAGTTTTTCAGGAAGTAAAAAACAACTACCCAACAGATTGGTTGTTGCCAGTAGAATTGTATGAATTAGCCAAATCTAATAATGATGAGGATTTTGCTTCCGAAATTATACAGCACTTAGAAACTGTAAAACAAAACAATCCTAAGGTTGGACATTTAATAGATGACGGACTGGAACTGGTAGATAAAAGTTTGGTTGTATAA